In the Acropora muricata isolate sample 2 chromosome 10, ASM3666990v1, whole genome shotgun sequence genome, one interval contains:
- the LOC136931165 gene encoding adenosine receptor A2a-like codes for MENSTGGALSSEAVTALSVVSAVASLIGSVGNLLVLLAVFKDDNIRTIPDFFITSLAFSDFTVCAVFLPLSIYQFHQQNTGQQKDSSSLARSFLGQVSMVASATNMFAVTIDRVIAIGFPFKYVASVTKQKAAVTIAVVWMISIALGALLIGELISIYVIAIYSAVLLLNTIVMYIYIFVKAKRQENRIQEMTTRMPGVSAEKKVAKTIFTVVGIYAVCWLPTLLLPAFVNPSSEQFQQSFPWVMTLLASNSALNPFIYCLKSQKYRLAFSKILRRTSLT; via the coding sequence ATGGAAAACTCAACTGGTGGTGCTTTATCCAGCGAAGCAGTCACAGCACTGTCTGTGGTTTCTGCCGTAGCTAGTCTCATTGGGAGCGTGGGAAACCTCCTGGTCCTTCTAGCAGTCTTCAAAGACGACAATATTCGAACGATACCTGACTTTTTCATCACCAGTTTGGCATTTTCAGATTTCACAGTTTGCGCTGTCTTCTTGCCATTGTCAATTTACCAATTTCATCAACAGAACACTGGACAACAAAAGGATTCATCCTCTTTGGCTAGAAGCTTTCTCGGTCAAGTTTCCATGGTTGCATCCGCAACCAACATGTTCGCAGTCACCATTGACCGTGTTATTGCGATAGGATTTCCATTCAAATACGTTGCTTCGGTTACGAAACAGAAAGCCGCTGTAACCATAGCAGTCGTCTGGATGATTTCAATAGCACTTGGAGCTCTGCTTATAGGGGAACTCATCTCCatttacgtgattgcgatttacTCAGCTGTTTTGCTTTTAAACACGATAGTGATGTATATCTACATTTTTGTCAAAGCCAAACGCCAAGAAAACAGGATCCAGGAAATGACCACACGGATGCCAGGTGTATCAGCGGAGAAGAAGGTAGCCAAGACTATTTTCACAGTTGTGGGAATCTACGCTGTATGTTGGTTACCAACGCTCCTCCTTCCAGCATTCGTGAACCCTTCTTCGGAACAGTTTCAACAATCATTTCCTTGGGTTATGACGCTTTTGGCTAGCAACTCTGCGCTTAATCCTTTTATCTACTGCTTGAAAAGCCAAAAGTACCGCTTAGCATTCTCTAAAATTCTTCGCCGTACATCCTTAACCTAG
- the LOC136887838 gene encoding uncharacterized protein, with the protein MAFLMAGLAAGAGALAGGFGVFRGASRAGKAAQTVAASTDRFLTSIAGEVKEVKTVLIREVWPAMNVTLMTFNDVLFDTQRFIETGTFATKALTLLIFLCIVLVCNHILTTSQKPTRDRRSHSVIFQDVAVQFVKWMCLGMAGVLAYHLITEIKQITSPGSIPFIFVIPPFSTFIVCIRYIKHIVRAFFKLLIVICYCIIGFPVDKFKSPAEKASCYRSSFLLSILLFPAIILSYGFIVYFATLIINDLFKRQRSLLEKIFLVYIGFYIAAIAIHFIMEIVMIIIRGLWAFSARRRYFLG; encoded by the coding sequence ATGGCTTTCCTCATGGCGGGGTTAGCGGCAGGTGCCGGAGCTTTAGCCGGGGGTTTTGGCGTATTTCGAGGTGCTTCGAGAGCGGGAAAAGCTGCTCAGACAGTGGCAGCTAGTACAGACAGATTTCTGACATCCATCGCTGGCGAAGTAAAGGAAGTCAAAACAGTGCTGATTAGGGAAGTATGGCCAGCTATGAACGTAACGCTGATGACGTTCAATGACGTTCTATTCGACACCCAGAGATTCATCGAAACCGGAACTTTTGCAACGAAAGCTTTAACCCTACTAATATTCCTTTGCATTGTGCTAGTCTGCAACCATATCCTAACGACTTCGCAGAAGCCGACGAGAGACCGGAGGAGCCATTCAGTGATCTTCCAAGACGTCGCTGTTCAGTTCGTTAAATGGATGTGTCTGGGTATGGCAGGCGTTTTAGCGTATCATCTCATAACAGAGATAAAGCAAATCACTTCTCCGGGAAGTATTCCATTTATCTTCGTCATTCCACCGTTCTCAACGTTTATCGTCTGTATTCGATACATCAAGCATATTGTGAGAGCCTTTTTCAAGCTTCTCATTgtaatttgttattgtataatCGGTTTTCCTGTGGACAAGTTTAAGAGTCCAGCGGAGAAGGCGTCTTGCTACAGGTCTTCTTTTCTATTATCTATTCTCCTCTTCCCTGCCATTATTCTCTCGTACGGGTTCATTGTGTACTTCGCCACGCTGATTATAAACGACCTATTCAAGCGTCAAAGGTCTTTGCTTGAAAAGATATTTCTTGTATACATTGGCTTTTACATCGCAGCTATTGCTATTCACTTTATTATGGAGATTGTGATGATCATTATTCGGGGATTGTGGGCTTTCTCGGCAAGAAGAAGATATTTTCTGGGCTAA